One window of the Desulfolucanica intricata genome contains the following:
- the nuoH gene encoding NADH-quinone oxidoreductase subunit NuoH yields MENIFVNIAESLRSLLSGTGVPLLVNDILVMLLKLVGILVFILVNALWLVYMERKVAGYMQARIGPNRVGPKGLLQTAADIGKLISKEITTPKEADKIVFHLAPVLIFVPTLMIFAVVPFGNKMAAIDMNVGVFYFLAVGSLATIIFWMAGWSSNNKYSLLGSMRVVAQMVSYELPMVLALLGVIMITGTLKMSEIIAAQEHTWFIFTQPLAFLIYFIAAVAECNRCPFDLVEGESEIICGPFTEYSGMQFAMFFLAEYANIMLICGMATIMFLGGWHAPFGLTFIPSWVWFFLKMYALIFIVMQLRWTYPRIRVDQLMGLGWKVLVPLSLANIFITGIGVKIYQALGW; encoded by the coding sequence GCGGCACAGGAGTCCCCTTACTGGTTAATGATATTTTAGTTATGCTATTAAAACTTGTGGGGATCCTGGTATTTATCTTGGTAAACGCTTTATGGTTGGTTTATATGGAGCGTAAGGTAGCAGGTTATATGCAGGCACGTATTGGTCCAAACCGGGTTGGACCCAAAGGATTGCTGCAGACAGCGGCAGATATAGGTAAGTTGATAAGTAAGGAAATTACGACTCCTAAAGAAGCTGATAAAATAGTATTTCATTTGGCTCCTGTACTTATATTTGTACCGACGTTGATGATTTTTGCGGTTGTGCCCTTTGGTAATAAAATGGCCGCAATAGACATGAATGTTGGTGTATTTTACTTCTTAGCTGTTGGCTCATTGGCAACTATAATCTTTTGGATGGCTGGTTGGTCATCTAATAACAAATACTCATTATTGGGTTCAATGAGGGTAGTTGCTCAGATGGTAAGTTATGAGCTTCCTATGGTTCTGGCGCTTTTAGGGGTAATTATGATTACCGGGACCTTAAAAATGTCTGAAATTATTGCGGCGCAAGAACACACCTGGTTTATTTTTACCCAGCCTTTGGCTTTTTTGATTTACTTTATAGCAGCTGTAGCTGAATGTAACAGGTGTCCATTTGACCTTGTGGAAGGGGAATCTGAGATTATTTGCGGACCTTTCACTGAGTATTCAGGAATGCAATTTGCCATGTTCTTCCTTGCTGAGTATGCTAACATAATGCTGATTTGTGGTATGGCTACCATTATGTTTCTGGGAGGCTGGCATGCACCCTTTGGTTTAACCTTTATCCCGTCATGGGTCTGGTTCTTCCTTAAGATGTATGCCTTGATCTTTATTGTAATGCAGCTCCGCTGGACATATCCCCGGATTAGGGTTGACCAGTTGATGGGCTTGGGTTGGAAGGTGCTAGTGCCCCTTTCCCTTGCTAACATCTTTATAACTGGTATAGGTGTAAAAATATACCAGGCGTTAGGGTGGTGA
- the nuoL gene encoding NADH-quinone oxidoreductase subunit L has protein sequence MVEFAMHNAWLVPLLPAVAFLIIVFLTRPWQKLSSLVCIAGMLGAFYFAALAAYGVFTNEEFTKNSLTYATRWFSMPGLQIDMGIQLDPVSAMMMFMVSLVSSLIFIYATGYMKGDPGYSTFFAYVSLFGASMLGLVLSSNLLQMFIFWELVGLCSYLLIGFFTHKISAREAAKKAFVTCRVADFGLLLGLLSIQIVFGTLNINELSQIIPNFREYTTEGILVLIAVLVFIGPIAKSGQFPLHVWLPDAMEGPTPVSALIHAATMVVAGVYLIGRTMFLFEHVPSVMHLVAVTGAFTALFAATIAVTQREIKKILAYSTVSQLGYMMLALGVGSLTASMFHLWTHAFFKALMFMGAGSVLVALHHKADVWEMGGLVKKMPITAWTFVIGGLAIAGIPPFAGFWSKDEILAVTLSGGHPILFAMAAFTAFLTAFYMWRLIFLAFFGEEKPENHAKESPWNMTIPLIILAIFATVGGLVGTPWNNLWAEWITFSGVHIHPHHGDPNYVVMLGSVVLAVAGIGLAYKLYLQDAQKAKAKELARRYQGLYTLLYNKYYIDEIYLWINHTLVDGSAKMFYLFDLYVVDGIVNGLGAFTKLSGDGLRIFQTGRLQNYVLVFFLGVLVIAVAMAFNNPLPASMVLGGVK, from the coding sequence ATGGTAGAATTTGCTATGCATAATGCCTGGTTGGTCCCACTCCTGCCGGCAGTCGCCTTTCTGATAATAGTTTTTTTAACGCGGCCTTGGCAAAAGCTTAGCTCTTTGGTATGTATTGCCGGTATGTTAGGAGCATTTTACTTTGCTGCACTGGCTGCTTACGGAGTGTTTACCAACGAAGAGTTTACAAAAAATTCATTAACCTATGCAACCCGGTGGTTTTCCATGCCAGGACTGCAAATTGATATGGGTATTCAGTTGGATCCGGTTTCAGCCATGATGATGTTCATGGTTTCATTGGTTTCTTCATTAATCTTTATTTATGCAACCGGATATATGAAAGGTGATCCCGGGTATTCGACATTCTTTGCTTATGTATCATTATTTGGTGCATCTATGCTCGGTTTAGTACTTTCCAGTAACTTGTTACAAATGTTTATCTTTTGGGAGTTAGTTGGACTGTGCTCATATCTGCTAATTGGTTTTTTTACCCACAAGATATCGGCCAGAGAAGCTGCTAAAAAGGCTTTTGTTACTTGTCGTGTAGCTGATTTCGGTTTGTTATTGGGGCTTTTGTCTATTCAAATTGTTTTTGGAACATTGAATATAAATGAATTATCCCAAATCATACCGAATTTCAGAGAATATACCACAGAGGGTATACTTGTTTTAATTGCAGTTTTGGTTTTTATAGGACCTATCGCCAAATCCGGCCAGTTTCCGCTTCACGTTTGGCTGCCGGATGCTATGGAAGGTCCTACCCCGGTTAGTGCCCTAATTCACGCGGCTACCATGGTAGTGGCCGGTGTTTATCTGATTGGCAGAACTATGTTCCTTTTTGAGCATGTACCTTCTGTGATGCATTTAGTTGCTGTTACCGGTGCTTTTACTGCCTTGTTTGCTGCTACAATTGCGGTTACACAGAGGGAAATTAAAAAAATATTGGCGTATTCTACAGTAAGTCAGCTGGGATATATGATGCTGGCATTGGGTGTAGGCAGTCTTACCGCCAGTATGTTCCACTTATGGACGCACGCTTTCTTTAAAGCCTTAATGTTTATGGGGGCCGGTAGCGTTTTAGTTGCCCTGCACCATAAGGCTGATGTATGGGAAATGGGTGGATTGGTTAAGAAAATGCCTATTACTGCCTGGACATTTGTTATAGGTGGTTTGGCAATTGCCGGTATACCGCCATTTGCAGGATTCTGGAGTAAGGATGAAATTTTAGCTGTAACATTATCCGGTGGGCATCCTATTTTATTTGCAATGGCTGCATTTACAGCATTTTTAACTGCATTCTATATGTGGAGACTAATTTTCTTAGCTTTCTTTGGCGAAGAAAAACCGGAAAATCATGCGAAGGAGTCTCCCTGGAATATGACTATTCCATTGATCATTTTGGCGATTTTTGCTACCGTAGGTGGATTAGTTGGTACACCTTGGAATAACCTATGGGCAGAATGGATTACCTTTAGTGGAGTTCATATTCATCCCCACCACGGCGATCCTAATTATGTTGTAATGCTTGGTTCTGTAGTCCTGGCAGTTGCCGGTATTGGCCTGGCATATAAATTGTATTTACAAGATGCACAGAAAGCAAAGGCTAAAGAACTGGCCAGACGCTATCAGGGACTCTATACCTTACTATACAACAAATATTATATCGATGAAATCTATCTTTGGATAAACCATACCCTGGTTGATGGTTCGGCAAAAATGTTTTACCTGTTTGATCTATATGTTGTAGACGGGATAGTTAACGGTCTGGGAGCATTCACTAAATTATCCGGTGACGGTCTACGTATCTTCCAAACAGGTAGATTGCAGAATTATGTTTTGGTATTCTTCCTGGGAGTTCTGGTAATTGCCGTCGCTATGGCATTTAACAATCCCTTGCCGGCCAGCATGGTCCTGGGAGGTGTTAAATAA
- a CDS encoding NADH-quinone oxidoreductase subunit J family protein, giving the protein MKKPLLRRLKGRRVDEMDSITSVAAFYILAAIIIGSAIAVIALKNLVHSVLFLAITFLGIAGIFMQLSADFLAMVQILVYAGAVCIMVVFGIMLTQRGGMSNSNLFNKQVFASGGVVALLIAVIVFFGVRSGSWAVSAVAVPQDTVGNIADLMLSKYVIPFELAALLLLVALIGAIVLAKEVKAK; this is encoded by the coding sequence ATGAAGAAGCCGCTGCTGCGAAGGCTAAAGGGACGGAGGGTTGATGAGATGGACAGTATAACATCCGTAGCGGCATTTTATATACTTGCTGCAATAATTATTGGTTCGGCAATAGCTGTGATAGCATTAAAAAATTTAGTTCACAGTGTGCTGTTTTTGGCTATAACGTTCCTGGGAATAGCAGGGATATTTATGCAGTTAAGTGCTGATTTCCTTGCTATGGTACAGATTTTGGTATATGCGGGTGCTGTTTGTATCATGGTTGTTTTCGGTATTATGCTTACCCAGCGGGGCGGTATGTCTAACAGTAACTTGTTTAATAAGCAGGTATTTGCTTCCGGCGGGGTTGTAGCTTTGCTTATCGCTGTTATCGTATTCTTTGGTGTACGTTCCGGTAGCTGGGCAGTTAGTGCTGTTGCTGTGCCTCAAGATACGGTCGGAAATATTGCTGATTTAATGCTTAGTAAGTATGTAATACCTTTTGAGTTGGCAGCTTTGTTGTTATTAGTTGCACTAATTGGAGCAATTGTACTTGCTAAGGAGGTGAAGGCGAAATGA
- a CDS encoding NuoI/complex I 23 kDa subunit family protein, producing MFGRGLVKGLQVTWREFWTKKFTVQYPDERHPVPERFHGRFVLDGDKCIGCNLCANACPNKVISIGSEKVEKKKFVTSYVINIQYCLFCGLCVESCNKGALKFSNDFSMSQYFYNDLPLVLLDREAPKVLPTAEGTESKASADATGKNKVTKKSKADEEAAAAKAKGTEG from the coding sequence ATGTTTGGACGAGGATTAGTAAAAGGTCTACAAGTTACTTGGAGAGAATTTTGGACCAAGAAATTCACTGTCCAATATCCTGATGAAAGACACCCTGTACCGGAGCGTTTTCATGGTCGTTTTGTGTTGGATGGAGACAAGTGTATTGGTTGTAATCTATGCGCCAATGCCTGTCCTAATAAAGTAATTAGTATTGGCAGTGAGAAGGTTGAAAAGAAAAAGTTTGTAACCAGTTATGTAATAAATATTCAATACTGCCTTTTTTGTGGACTTTGTGTAGAGTCTTGTAATAAAGGCGCACTTAAGTTTTCAAATGATTTTAGTATGTCTCAGTATTTTTATAATGATTTACCCCTGGTCCTATTAGACAGAGAGGCTCCGAAGGTACTTCCGACTGCGGAGGGCACTGAGTCAAAAGCTTCAGCAGATGCCACAGGTAAAAATAAAGTTACTAAGAAGAGTAAAGCGGATGAAGAAGCCGCTGCTGCGAAGGCTAAAGGGACGGAGGGTTGA
- the nuoK gene encoding NADH-quinone oxidoreductase subunit NuoK: MIGPTHYVVLSALLFSIGLLGVLIKRNAVAVLICIELMLNAVNINLIAFSKYITPTDFIGQIFSIFVITVAAAEVGVGLAIIIAIYRNKLSVDLDEFDWLKW; encoded by the coding sequence ATGATTGGCCCGACTCATTACGTGGTTTTATCGGCCCTCCTTTTTAGTATCGGTTTATTGGGAGTTTTAATAAAACGCAACGCCGTTGCTGTGTTAATTTGTATTGAGCTAATGCTAAATGCGGTCAATATAAATTTAATTGCCTTCAGTAAATATATTACCCCAACTGATTTTATCGGTCAGATATTTTCAATATTCGTTATAACTGTGGCTGCGGCTGAGGTCGGGGTAGGATTGGCGATTATTATAGCCATCTACCGGAATAAGCTGTCTGTTGATTTAGATGAATTTGACTGGCTTAAATGGTAG